The Halictus rubicundus isolate RS-2024b chromosome 5, iyHalRubi1_principal, whole genome shotgun sequence nucleotide sequence AAATGAGCCCTCGATGATTACTGTACGGTTTGTTTTTGGCCAAGTTATTGaacattgaatgaaaagtgtgcTACCAGCCCCTGAATGCATGCAACCAAACGCTACAAATACAGCAGAGCAGgagatttttataaaacaccGTTGTTTGGAACACTAGAGCATGTACAACGTTTAAAAATTCTcctgtaaaattaattttctcaaaGACTGAGACACCCGGAAAAGATGAACTGCAGGTTTGCTTTCAAcggaaaattttattataagaaTCTAGAATCGTTTTGAAGTGTGCAAAGATCAATGCGTTAAAGCaatgtatatataaaattaGTTTACAATTAAGGGATATTGGCGAGATAGTCCTTGACGCTGGAGGGGTCCAATCTCCTAAAACCACTCGCATCACAGATACCGACTTCGATATTATCAGCAGTCATTTGGCCCTCGAAGCTTTCCTTCAGGGTTAAGATGGCAGTGTGAACGGCGTCGTCCAGCTCCAGGGAATCGCTGTACCTCTTCTCGAGGAAGGTTTTGCAGTTGACAAAGTTTTTACCCATGGCAGTAGCCTTCCACGGGAAGTACGCGCCGGAAGGATCGCACTGGAACAAGTAAGGCTTGCCGTTGTCCCAGCCACAAATCAATAGAGACACTCCAAAAGGTCTGACTCCTCTGCAATTTAAAAGCATGATTAAATAAATTCGTTTTACTGTAACTAAAGTAAAAGATTGTGAAAAGAATTATGTACCCAGACTGTGTGTATTCTTGCATAAGAATAGCAACACGTTGCACTAACTGTGCAGTGGGTATAGGTTCCTGGTAGACCAGAAGGTACTGCTGTGCCATTTTACGTGCTTGCTTTACTAAAAGCCTGTAGTCAGGTCCCATTCCACTGTACGTCATGCCAATATGTTTTGTTATCATCTCAACTTTGTTCACACTGTGTTCATCATAGAGTATGGACTTATGTTTGTTCTCGGTGGCAAGAACAATTCCATTGGAAGCCCTGATACCCACGCTGGCTGCACCAGCTGCGACTGCTGCCAGAGCATACTCTATCTGCACCAGCTTCCCAGAGGGGCTATGAAACAAATTGAATCGATTACTATAGTATAACATACCATGGGTACATTTGACAAGTCATTGTGAGCACGTCCCACTGAAATCGATGAATTTCTACAGAAAAGCAACAGACTTTATAATCAGAATCAACTTTATGGTGATTTTCTGAAGAAATTCAATCTTTTGTTAATGTACATTCAACGATCATTGTGTAAACTAATACTGATGATTCGGCGTTAGGTTATATCTTCTCTGAAGTCATTTCATTGATCGATAAATTAagaagtaaataaataatagtatAGTCAGTTAGGTGTTCGATGATCGAAAGTTGTTACAGAAGAAATGAATTCCAAATTACCTGAAAGTTGTTAACGAAAAACTATACCGTTCCGAAGCCATGACAATTACTTTGCAACAATACAGGTTACTAAATACCGTGAACCTCCTTCGGTGTAAGTCGTACCACCTCAAATCATATGAAATAAGAAAAACCGTTGGCGCTAGGGACTTTCTGGTGAAAATCTGCAGTCGCGTGGTAATTTTCAATGCTGACCAGAGGGGAACATAGAGTGCTCACGCTTGGGGTTTCTGtatccccggtatagtgctgtcctctactctaatgtttagcctggatcagaacctgcatcatcttttagcctggatcagatcctACGACAAATTTTGATCGTTTTCCGTAACGTAATTCGCGAATTCTCCGCTCTCAAATGCAGAGGACGCACAAAACCAGGTCTAGTGGAGATATACTCTTGCAGACGGCGTGGCACTTGTCTCTAACTAGTAATTTAGAGCTTCCCTACCCCATTTCTCTTTCTTCCAGCCACAAATGAAAAAAGAATATCGTTCGTACGACAGACTGGAGGATAATTTGTGTCGAGTTCTGTCGCACGAATAAATTGTCCCGTGAATTCGTGCAACACCCGGCACGATATCGGGGTAAAAATATGTTGAATACGATAGTCGATTAGG carries:
- the Prosalpha2 gene encoding proteasome alpha2 subunit, producing MASERYSFSLTTFSPSGKLVQIEYALAAVAAGAASVGIRASNGIVLATENKHKSILYDEHSVNKVEMITKHIGMTYSGMGPDYRLLVKQARKMAQQYLLVYQEPIPTAQLVQRVAILMQEYTQSGGVRPFGVSLLICGWDNGKPYLFQCDPSGAYFPWKATAMGKNFVNCKTFLEKRYSDSLELDDAVHTAILTLKESFEGQMTADNIEVGICDASGFRRLDPSSVKDYLANIP